The Epilithonimonas zeae genome contains a region encoding:
- a CDS encoding PaaI family thioesterase, giving the protein MDEAKKIEILDQLNKASKNTLGETLDIIYTDVSDKHLSATMPVNSRVHQPYGIMHGGASCVLAETLGSCLSLINLDVTKSVPVGTNINSNHLRAIREGVVKGTATFIRKGNTMHVSQIEIRDEKGNLINHTTMTNNIVPVGKV; this is encoded by the coding sequence ATGGACGAAGCTAAAAAAATCGAAATATTAGACCAATTAAATAAAGCAAGTAAAAATACACTTGGAGAAACTTTAGACATTATTTACACAGATGTTTCTGATAAACATCTTTCTGCCACAATGCCTGTCAACTCTAGAGTTCATCAACCTTATGGAATTATGCACGGCGGGGCAAGCTGCGTTCTGGCAGAAACTTTGGGCTCTTGCCTTTCATTGATCAATCTGGATGTTACGAAATCGGTTCCTGTCGGCACTAACATCAACAGTAATCATCTACGAGCAATACGAGAAGGAGTTGTGAAAGGAACGGCAACATTTATCCGAAAAGGAAATACGATGCATGTTTCGCAAATAGAAATCCGAGATGAGAAAGGAAATCTGATTAATCATACAACGATGACCAATAATATTGTCCCAGTAGGGAAAGTCTAA
- a CDS encoding dipeptidase, with amino-acid sequence MSNTQNYIQENKQRFLDELFDILRIASISADPAYKSEVLKCADEVAKHLKVAGADNVEILETKGYPIVFGEKIIDANLPTVLVYGHYDVQPADPLELWTSDPFEPFVKATELHPEGAIFARGSADDKGQFFMHVKAFEAMIKTDSLPCNVKFLIEGEEEVGSASLADFLEENKEKLSCDVILISDTHIYSNEQPTVTTGLRGLSYVEVEVEGPNRDLHSGLYGGAVPNPINVLAKMIGDLIDDKGHITIDGFYDNVLVVSDEDRKEMNKLKDDPEAYKKSINLNDIQGEEGYTTLERASIRPTLDVNGIWGGYTGEGAKTVIASKAFAKISMRLVPNQTPEEITEKFTKYFEKIAPKSVKVKVTPHHGGMPYVLESNTKEFLAAKKAMEKAFGKEVLPYRSGGSIPITSLFEKVLGAKSVLMGFGLDSDAIHSPNEHYGLYNYYKGIESIPYFFEFYAKG; translated from the coding sequence ATGAGTAATACACAAAATTACATTCAGGAGAACAAACAACGTTTTCTTGATGAATTATTTGATATCCTTAGAATTGCTTCTATCAGTGCAGATCCGGCTTACAAATCAGAGGTTCTGAAATGTGCTGATGAGGTAGCAAAACATCTTAAAGTTGCCGGAGCAGATAACGTAGAAATCCTTGAGACCAAAGGTTATCCAATCGTTTTCGGAGAGAAAATCATCGATGCTAATTTGCCAACAGTTTTGGTTTACGGACATTATGACGTTCAACCAGCTGATCCTTTAGAATTATGGACAAGCGATCCTTTCGAACCGTTTGTTAAAGCAACGGAACTTCATCCGGAAGGTGCGATTTTCGCAAGAGGTTCCGCAGATGACAAAGGGCAATTCTTTATGCACGTCAAAGCTTTCGAAGCAATGATAAAAACAGATTCTTTGCCTTGTAATGTCAAGTTTTTGATTGAAGGTGAAGAAGAAGTGGGTTCTGCAAGTTTGGCAGATTTCCTTGAAGAAAATAAGGAAAAACTGAGTTGTGATGTAATCTTGATTTCTGATACGCATATTTATTCTAATGAGCAGCCAACGGTTACGACAGGTTTGCGCGGATTGAGTTATGTTGAGGTTGAAGTAGAAGGCCCGAATCGTGATTTACATTCAGGACTTTATGGTGGTGCAGTCCCGAATCCAATTAATGTTCTTGCAAAAATGATTGGCGATTTAATTGATGACAAAGGTCACATTACAATCGACGGTTTTTATGACAATGTTCTAGTTGTTTCCGACGAAGACAGAAAGGAAATGAACAAATTAAAAGACGACCCAGAAGCTTATAAGAAATCAATCAACCTTAACGATATTCAGGGAGAAGAAGGTTACACAACTTTGGAAAGAGCTTCTATCAGACCAACTTTAGATGTTAACGGAATTTGGGGCGGTTACACTGGTGAAGGTGCAAAAACAGTAATTGCTTCCAAAGCTTTTGCTAAGATCTCAATGAGACTTGTTCCCAATCAAACACCGGAAGAAATCACTGAAAAATTCACAAAGTATTTTGAGAAAATCGCTCCAAAAAGTGTGAAAGTAAAAGTAACGCCACATCACGGCGGAATGCCTTATGTTTTGGAAAGCAACACCAAAGAATTTTTGGCTGCTAAAAAAGCAATGGAAAAAGCATTTGGTAAAGAAGTTTTGCCTTACAGAAGTGGTGGAAGTATTCCTATTACATCTTTGTTCGAGAAAGTGTTGGGCGCAAAATCTGTATTGATGGGATTTGGTTTGGATTCCGATGCTATCCATTCACCGAACGAACATTACGGATTGTATAATTATTACAAAGGAATAGAAAGCATACCTTATTTCTTTGAATTTTATGCTAAAGGTTAA
- a CDS encoding bifunctional nuclease family protein has protein sequence MDYKKLIIRGISYSQTQSGAYALLLEHEETSVKLPVVIGNFEAQSISLGLEKDINPPRPLTHDLFAQFVKNTGFKLESVIIYQIKDGVFFSNINFKNPLTEEELILDARTSDAVAMAVRFDSPIYTTSDVLNEAGILLELEETQKVGVEEEEEISTDFNDLSGVSLEELNQLLNDAVKEEDYDTALRLQEEIKRRNKKIE, from the coding sequence ATGGATTATAAAAAATTAATCATTAGAGGGATCTCATACAGCCAGACTCAATCGGGAGCTTATGCGCTGTTGTTGGAACATGAAGAAACATCGGTCAAATTACCAGTTGTTATCGGGAATTTTGAAGCGCAATCCATTTCTTTAGGATTAGAGAAAGATATCAATCCGCCTCGTCCTTTGACGCACGATCTTTTCGCTCAGTTCGTAAAAAATACAGGTTTTAAACTGGAGTCTGTTATTATTTATCAAATCAAAGACGGCGTTTTCTTCTCCAATATAAATTTCAAAAATCCGTTAACAGAAGAAGAACTGATTTTGGATGCAAGAACTTCTGATGCGGTTGCAATGGCTGTTCGTTTCGATTCGCCTATTTATACGACTTCAGATGTTCTGAACGAAGCTGGAATTTTATTAGAACTCGAAGAAACTCAAAAAGTAGGAGTAGAAGAAGAGGAAGAAATTTCAACAGATTTCAATGATCTGTCAGGTGTTTCTTTGGAAGAATTAAACCAATTGCTGAATGATGCGGTAAAAGAAGAAGATTATGATACAGCACTCAGATTGCAGGAAGAAATCAAACGCAGAAATAAAAAAATAGAATAA
- a CDS encoding nucleoside permease — protein MNLKLRLTILSFLQFFVWGAWLITMANFWFGTKHWDGAQFGAVFGTMGIASIFMPTITGIIADRWVNAERIYSVLQILYGAVLFILPHAETPNSFFSIMLVAMCFYMPTIALTNSISYTILKNSHLDVVKDFPPIRVWGTVGFIVAMWITNLTGNKATEGQFYIAGVAAIALGIYALTLPKCPPQKLIDKNAPLSEQLGLNAFKLFGNFKMALFFLFSMLLGAALQLTNAYGDVFLSEFAHFPKYANSIVVEKSTIIMSISQISETLFILAIPFFLRRYGIKKVMLISMLAWVLRFGLFAYGDPVNGLWMIILSCVVYGMAFDFFNISGSLFVETTTDKKIRSSAQGLFMMMTNGFGAVLGSYIAGWAIDKFFTIKFTTASELSSYLETTPTDSTFIEILKNSFNAVVNPDGTLSNVVMVKNWPHIWLYFAGYALIIAVLFGVFFKHKHSAEDVKNITH, from the coding sequence ATGAATTTAAAATTACGACTGACAATACTTAGCTTTCTTCAGTTTTTTGTTTGGGGAGCTTGGCTAATTACAATGGCTAACTTCTGGTTTGGAACAAAACATTGGGACGGCGCTCAGTTTGGAGCGGTTTTCGGAACAATGGGTATTGCCTCGATTTTCATGCCAACGATCACAGGAATTATTGCTGACCGTTGGGTGAATGCAGAAAGAATTTATTCTGTTTTACAAATTTTATATGGCGCGGTTCTTTTTATTTTACCTCACGCAGAAACGCCAAACTCATTTTTCTCCATAATGTTGGTTGCAATGTGTTTCTATATGCCGACAATTGCATTAACCAATTCGATTTCATATACAATTCTGAAAAACAGTCATTTGGATGTTGTTAAGGATTTTCCACCCATCAGAGTTTGGGGAACTGTAGGTTTCATCGTCGCCATGTGGATTACGAATTTAACAGGTAACAAGGCTACAGAAGGACAGTTTTATATTGCTGGTGTAGCTGCAATTGCTTTAGGTATTTACGCATTAACATTACCAAAATGTCCACCTCAAAAATTAATTGATAAAAACGCACCGCTTTCTGAGCAATTAGGTTTGAATGCCTTCAAATTATTCGGGAATTTTAAAATGGCACTGTTCTTTTTATTCTCAATGTTATTGGGTGCTGCATTGCAATTGACTAATGCTTACGGCGATGTTTTCCTGAGTGAGTTTGCTCATTTTCCAAAATATGCGAACTCAATAGTTGTTGAAAAATCAACGATAATTATGTCAATTTCTCAGATTTCGGAAACCTTATTTATTTTGGCAATCCCGTTTTTCCTGAGAAGATATGGTATCAAAAAAGTAATGTTAATCAGTATGCTGGCTTGGGTTCTTAGATTTGGACTTTTTGCTTACGGAGATCCTGTGAATGGACTTTGGATGATTATCTTATCTTGTGTGGTTTACGGGATGGCATTTGATTTTTTCAATATTTCGGGTTCTCTTTTTGTGGAAACTACGACAGATAAAAAGATCAGATCATCTGCTCAAGGTTTGTTTATGATGATGACCAATGGTTTTGGAGCTGTTTTGGGAAGTTACATTGCAGGTTGGGCTATTGATAAGTTTTTCACGATTAAATTTACGACAGCTTCAGAGTTATCATCATACTTAGAAACTACTCCAACAGATTCTACCTTCATAGAAATTTTGAAAAATTCTTTTAACGCTGTAGTTAATCCGGATGGGACTTTATCTAATGTAGTAATGGTGAAAAACTGGCCACATATCTGGCTTTATTTTGCAGGCTATGCTTTGATTATTGCTGTTTTATTTGGCGTATTTTTCAAGCATAAACATTCTGCGGAAGATGTTAAAAATATAACGCACTAA
- a CDS encoding DUF6804 family protein: MNQLLKLILIAVLILCFLKMPYMFYRLSGYGLFAGFGWLAYDAFQRKDSLDVKIFVVLALLYNPFIGLPIHNLIQVIINIIVIIGMILNILFSQENPYEDYTKKDDR; encoded by the coding sequence ATGAATCAGCTTTTAAAGTTAATCTTGATAGCCGTTCTTATCTTGTGTTTTTTAAAAATGCCTTACATGTTTTACAGACTTTCCGGTTATGGGTTGTTTGCTGGATTTGGCTGGTTAGCTTATGATGCGTTTCAAAGAAAAGATTCTTTGGATGTCAAAATCTTTGTTGTTCTTGCACTGCTTTACAATCCTTTTATTGGGCTTCCAATTCATAACCTTATCCAAGTCATCATTAATATTATAGTCATTATAGGAATGATTCTAAATATCCTCTTCTCACAAGAGAATCCTTATGAAGATTACACAAAAAAAGATGACCGTTAA
- a CDS encoding electron transfer flavoprotein subunit alpha/FixB family protein, with product MAVFVYAENINGVYKKAAFEAVSYAKAIAGKTGDSVTAISINPTDSSDLLYKYGADKVVNVKDAGLKNFSAKAYAEAVNQIADGNIIVFPHTTDASSVAPMLAIQKNYSLITNVIDVPESTSPFQVKRKAFSGKGFMHAKADADGVIVTVSQNAFGVKENAVSGSEEVKELSIANEDTKVINHEQSSGKLDLKEAEIVVSAGRGMKGPENWGMIEDLANVLGAATACSKPVSDIGWRPHTEHVGQTGKAISPNLYIAVGISGAIQHLAGVNSSKTIVVINNDAEAPFFKSADYGVVGDAFQIIPALTEKIKALKA from the coding sequence ATGGCAGTATTCGTATACGCAGAAAATATAAACGGAGTTTACAAAAAAGCAGCATTTGAAGCAGTTTCTTATGCAAAAGCTATTGCAGGAAAAACTGGAGATTCAGTGACTGCAATTTCTATCAATCCTACAGATTCTTCTGATTTGCTTTACAAATATGGAGCAGATAAAGTAGTGAATGTAAAAGATGCAGGTCTTAAGAACTTCAGTGCTAAGGCTTATGCAGAAGCAGTTAACCAAATTGCTGACGGAAATATTATCGTTTTTCCTCATACAACAGATGCTTCTTCTGTAGCGCCAATGTTGGCAATTCAGAAAAATTATTCGTTGATTACGAATGTGATTGATGTTCCTGAAAGCACCTCGCCTTTCCAAGTTAAGAGAAAAGCTTTCTCTGGAAAAGGTTTTATGCACGCAAAAGCTGATGCAGATGGTGTGATTGTAACCGTTTCTCAAAATGCTTTCGGAGTTAAGGAAAATGCAGTTTCAGGTTCGGAGGAAGTGAAAGAATTGAGCATTGCCAATGAAGATACAAAAGTTATTAATCACGAGCAGTCTTCAGGAAAACTTGACCTTAAAGAAGCGGAAATCGTAGTTTCTGCCGGAAGAGGAATGAAAGGTCCGGAAAATTGGGGAATGATTGAGGATTTGGCAAATGTTCTTGGCGCAGCAACAGCTTGTTCAAAACCGGTTTCCGATATAGGTTGGAGACCTCATACGGAGCACGTTGGACAAACTGGAAAAGCAATTTCTCCCAATCTTTACATTGCAGTTGGTATTTCCGGTGCCATTCAGCATTTGGCAGGCGTTAACAGTTCTAAAACCATTGTTGTAATCAACAACGATGCAGAAGCACCTTTCTTCAAATCTGCGGATTATGGCGTAGTAGGAGACGCTTTCCAAATTATTCCTGCATTGACAGAGAAAATCAAAGCATTGAAAGCTTAA
- a CDS encoding SDR family oxidoreductase — protein MSKVIYITGGTKGIGFGIAEVLLKNGHKVAISGRKQEDVDKAVSELKVISESIFGVSSDVRNFADEENAVSKITERFGKLDVVIANAGLGVFKPVDELSIEDWNAMQETNLTGCFYSLKASVEELKKSQGYYITIASLAGTNFFENGAGYNASKFGVVGFTQAAMIDLRKYNIKVSTIMPGSVATYFNGNVPSEKDDWKIQPEDMGNLVLDMLNMNPRVLPSKIEFRASQVKK, from the coding sequence ATGTCAAAAGTTATATACATCACAGGCGGAACCAAGGGAATAGGTTTCGGAATTGCAGAAGTTTTATTGAAAAACGGTCACAAAGTAGCCATCAGCGGACGAAAACAAGAAGATGTGGACAAAGCTGTTTCGGAACTTAAAGTCATTTCAGAAAGTATTTTTGGAGTAAGTTCAGACGTTCGGAATTTTGCAGATGAAGAAAACGCAGTTTCCAAAATCACAGAAAGATTTGGCAAGCTGGATGTTGTTATCGCCAACGCTGGTTTGGGAGTTTTTAAGCCAGTTGATGAGTTAAGTATTGAAGACTGGAACGCGATGCAGGAAACCAATCTGACAGGTTGTTTCTATTCACTAAAAGCCTCGGTTGAAGAACTGAAAAAATCTCAAGGTTATTACATTACGATTGCAAGTCTTGCCGGAACTAATTTCTTTGAAAATGGAGCAGGTTATAACGCTTCGAAGTTTGGCGTTGTTGGTTTTACGCAGGCCGCAATGATTGACCTTAGAAAATATAATATTAAAGTTTCAACCATAATGCCAGGTTCAGTAGCGACTTATTTCAATGGCAATGTTCCTTCCGAAAAAGATGATTGGAAAATCCAGCCGGAAGATATGGGAAATCTTGTCCTCGATATGTTGAATATGAATCCACGAGTTTTGCCAAGCAAAATAGAATTCAGAGCAAGTCAGGTAAAAAAGTGA
- a CDS encoding chorismate-binding protein — MLIFKLPDSDSFYTIENSQEKLVSFVSFDTKTVLDFKGSIKEISKKEIEEQNISPKSKSSLIEIGKETQESYALKISQAKDFIEKNELKKLVLSRRKLLMYLDIDSEKKLSLTKSFLKFCDSYPSAFCYLFEKNGEIWMGGFSEILGKFDKRNNSFETMSVAGTLPLDENWTDKEIEEQKAVTEYIQSILRKFSSNLKVSSTKDLISGNIKHLKTDFSAEISPESLDKIISELHPTPAVCGFPKELCAQGIKSIEHFNREFYAGYIKVETEDFIYYFVNLRCASFFKNYAFLFVGGGITLKSDAQKEWEETELKSLAIQNNLIFE; from the coding sequence ATGCTCATTTTCAAATTACCTGATTCAGATTCCTTTTATACAATAGAGAATTCTCAGGAAAAGCTGGTTTCGTTCGTAAGCTTTGACACCAAAACGGTTTTGGATTTTAAAGGTTCTATCAAAGAAATATCAAAAAAAGAAATCGAGGAACAAAATATTTCACCAAAAAGTAAAAGTTCATTAATAGAAATCGGTAAAGAAACTCAAGAATCTTACGCTTTAAAAATTTCTCAGGCAAAAGATTTTATTGAGAAAAATGAGCTTAAAAAACTAGTTCTTTCCAGAAGAAAACTACTGATGTATCTTGACATCGATTCTGAAAAAAAATTGTCTTTAACAAAAAGTTTTCTGAAATTCTGCGACAGCTACCCTTCTGCTTTCTGCTATTTGTTTGAAAAAAATGGTGAAATTTGGATGGGAGGATTTTCTGAGATTTTAGGAAAATTCGATAAGAGAAATAATTCTTTTGAAACAATGAGTGTTGCGGGAACGCTTCCACTGGATGAAAACTGGACTGATAAAGAAATAGAAGAACAAAAAGCCGTTACAGAATATATTCAGTCCATTCTTAGAAAATTCTCTTCTAACCTTAAGGTTTCCTCAACAAAAGATTTGATTTCAGGAAACATCAAACATTTGAAAACTGATTTTTCTGCAGAAATAAGTCCGGAAAGTCTGGATAAAATTATTTCTGAATTACATCCAACGCCAGCCGTTTGTGGCTTTCCAAAAGAACTTTGTGCGCAAGGTATCAAGAGTATCGAACATTTTAACAGAGAATTTTACGCAGGCTATATCAAGGTAGAAACTGAAGATTTTATTTATTACTTCGTAAATCTTAGATGTGCCAGCTTCTTTAAAAATTATGCTTTTCTGTTTGTAGGTGGTGGAATCACATTAAAAAGTGACGCTCAAAAAGAATGGGAAGAAACAGAACTTAAATCTCTTGCCATCCAAAATAATTTGATTTTCGAATAA
- a CDS encoding electron transfer flavoprotein subunit beta/FixA family protein, whose protein sequence is MKILVCISSVPDTTSKINFTADKSAFDKNGIQWVINPLDEFALTKAIKLQESQGATVTVVNVGDAGTEAVIRKALAIGANDAVRVNTEAKDSFSVAKEIARIAQDGNYDLVLTGKESIDYNGGAVPGMVAQLLNYAFVNAAVGLDVNGSEATAVREIEGGKETISVKLPAVVAGQKGLVDEKDLIIPNMRGIMSARTKPLNVVEPSNSEVKVEAVSFDSVAPRAAVKLVSADNLDELVRLLHEEAKVI, encoded by the coding sequence ATGAAAATATTAGTTTGTATCAGTAGTGTTCCGGATACTACAAGTAAAATTAATTTTACAGCAGATAAATCTGCTTTTGACAAAAATGGAATCCAATGGGTGATTAATCCATTAGATGAGTTTGCTTTAACAAAAGCTATAAAATTACAAGAATCTCAAGGGGCGACTGTAACAGTTGTGAATGTTGGAGATGCAGGAACAGAAGCAGTTATCAGAAAAGCTTTGGCAATCGGAGCGAACGATGCTGTAAGAGTTAACACAGAGGCGAAAGACAGCTTCTCTGTAGCAAAAGAAATTGCGAGAATTGCTCAAGATGGTAATTACGATTTGGTTCTGACAGGAAAAGAATCGATTGATTATAATGGTGGTGCTGTTCCGGGAATGGTTGCTCAGTTGTTGAATTATGCTTTCGTTAATGCAGCGGTTGGTTTGGATGTAAATGGCTCAGAGGCTACTGCAGTTAGAGAAATAGAAGGTGGTAAAGAAACGATTTCGGTTAAGTTACCAGCTGTTGTTGCAGGACAAAAAGGCTTGGTGGATGAAAAAGATTTGATTATCCCAAATATGAGAGGAATTATGTCTGCAAGAACAAAACCTCTCAATGTTGTAGAACCTTCCAATTCTGAAGTGAAAGTGGAAGCTGTTTCTTTTGACAGTGTTGCTCCAAGAGCAGCAGTGAAGTTGGTTTCTGCGGATAACCTAGACGAGTTGGTAAGATTACTTCACGAAGAAGCGAAAGTAATTTAA